The genomic segment ATGCTTCTTTCATGTTcctatgcttcctttttatgttaggttcttctgtttttctgttgttataattatgtcatcatgttaattatataatttatgcAACGTCTTTTGTTTGTGccagtcactgttatgtgtatttatttgtatcttttgtgaacagatgtcaccctgaatttcccttgggattattgcagcatctatccatccatccatccatccatccatccatccatccatccatccatccatccatccatccatccatccatccatccatccatccatccatccatccatccatccatccatccatccatccatccatccatccatccatccatctatctatctatctatctatctatctatctatctatctatcatgtaGACTGAATTGGActaaatgaagaacagaacatgGAAAAATGCTCCATGATTTATCAATTGATATCACTATCAATTAATCCCTAATTCATCAAGATGATTTCTCACCTCTGTGGCAATGGAGCTCCTGCCTTCATACTGATATTCCCAGCCatccttaaaaacaaaaataaaacattgcatTAAATATAGATAGATCCTAAATGGGCTCAAAATTCCACTAATCGAAAGTCATGAGTCGAAGTAAAGGCTGCCAGCCACAAGACACCACAAAAATATTGATGTCGGTTGACTGAGAATACTCAGGCACCCATGAGagaatgcaaaaaaagaaaaaataaacataaaaaccacAGGAAGTGTAATGCACGAAATGtattgtttgttaaaaaaaatttaaaacccCATCATTTGAAAGCATTAGTCTGGCCTCTTGTTGCATTATTTTCAGTATAGCAAAGCGTTGCTTGTAAAATGGGATCTCTGTACTTCCAAGTAGTCTTCCCAACACTACCATCAcattcagattatttttaaattaatttttatgtaGAGCTTTGAGATGAATGTAGCCTTTCTTGGATAAGAGCATTCACTGTTTTGGATGTTGAATAATGACTCTGAGATCTCACCTTACATGTGGTGACAGGAACATCAGTCAGGTTCAGTTCCCGTGTGTCACACGTGAGCTTTGTGGTGTTCCAGTCCACCTGGTACTGTTCACAACTGCTGTGCAGAACTTCTCCAGAGCTGTTGACCAGTGGTGCCGTCAACCTACGACCATCCGCCGGACTCCATCCACAAGACTGCCTCATCTCCACCACCACAGGGTCCCGACACCAGTGATCTGGGGTGAAACCCTGGAAAACTATGCCAACATACAACCAAGCAAAAGGTACTGAAATCATAGAGCACATAATAAACAAACGCTTCTGGCAACGGCCAAAAGTTCCAACTTCattgaggaggtcttcaaaAGTCGTCATCTTCTGATCAAAGTTCTTGTGGATTGAGATATGAAAACCAGATTCAGTTCTGTTCAGTTCTGTTCTGTGACATGCAGCAGTTCACTTTAAAGACTGCAACTCAAAAACTGGGACTATCTGGGGCTGAAGTCTTGCGGACCAGAGGTATAAAGAACACACAAAAGTAAATTTGTCTGTGTGATACAAGTGTGTGTCCAGTCACGTAACAAAAAAGCCTGTCCAGCTGATGTGTCACAAGCCATCGGGTGTCTCTCTTGCCATTGCATGTCTATGaataatgaacattttaaattaaaattgctTTGGTAAACAGGACTTTGTTTATACCTCAGTCACCAGTTAGGTATTAAcagcacattttttttacattgaaattaACTCTATAAACATTTTGGGTCACAAgaatacagtacaatatatGTCTTCTTCCCTTGTCTTTTAGATATAAAAATTTATTGCacaagattattattatttacaaaagCATGTTCACAATAAACAAACCtacaacagacagaaaacatcatACTAACGATAAAGAGGGGTCTCTGCTGATGCAAAAAACAGTGAAGAATTGATGGGAAGTAAATCAAATCTCTCAAATATCTACACGCATCTACAAACCTACAGTAATTCATAAATTTggaataaatgtgtatttagtGGGTAGAATGGTGGCAGAGTCGAGTCATCAAAGGTCATCAAATCCAAGTTCTTGGTGATTGAGGTTTCAAGATGAGTCAGTCTGTTGTGTTGTGCCACTGAAGGTGTGACGTGAGTAACTGTTTTCGAGGTTAGGGCACAGCTCTCACTTATCAAAATCCTTGAGACCAGAAGGCACCTGGCTTAAGCCAAAGCAAACTTGTCTTTAGTTGCTGTTGCTGTGTCACTGACCTTCAGTTGTTGTCTGTGAGTGAAGATTATATTAGTTTAGGTAAATAGAAGCTTGTTTCCTCTGCTCGACTGGCTATTTTGGAACAGCACTAATATATTTATTACACTTGAAAACAATATTAATTGAAGTTGTAGAGAATGGAGATCggtgatgtttttcttttttaagaagCGTCTTCACCCATATACATGTTTCATATCCATGTCTGCAATTAGCTCTACCACAATATATAAACACCAGGAATGCAAAAAGGTGTTtgtgacaaaaatgtattttatatatacacaatTTGTGAGAAACAATCAAGAAGACAACAAATCATTCAACTTCATCATCTGACAACGTTCATACTTCATAAATATTCAGTGTTCTCATGCTTGGGCTGTTAACAGGAATCAAACTGAAGTTAACTGAGTTAGCTCCGGACGAGTAAGTCAGAACAGTATACAGGTATCTCAACAAATTCAATGTTACATTACATAGTGAACATTATAATGAGTTGAATTACCTTAAAAACCGATGCAAACTCATTGCCCAAGAGTCAGTGAATAAATTATTTGGTTATTATGAATGCAGTACTTATGTTTGATTTTATAAAAGCATgagtaaaatgtaattttattataaaacatATTCATATTCACTTGCTTCATTAGGTGAATGTAATCATCACAGAATCTTTCCAAAAAAGTAGTTGTAAAGAATTTACACAACTGCATAAAAGGTAACAGTGATGATTATAAAGACAtgtaagagtgtgtgtttgaggttaATGACCTCAAACACACCCATAGCTGAATATTCACAGTTCACACAACAGCAGGCTGTACACTGTTAGCCATACTGCATTCTTACATCCTTGCTAACACTAGTTTCATTGATTCAATTCACCCTTTGCACCACCACTACTCCATCTCTGAAAGGTGGGGGCTACGTGCCCAAGGGGGCACTGCCGTTACATTTGgcaaaattgaaagaaaaacatttcgtACACCTTTCTCTTTCTACTGACgggacacatttttaatttccgACAATGAAACATCACAGGAATTTAACACAATTCTTGTTGGTGATAACAGTCAAAGACCAACACAATCAAAACAAATCCACGAGCAACACTGTTCAACAACTAATAAATACTTTGGACACAGAAGACAATTAAACCACTGCTGGGTCTTTGTTGGTTGACACGTCATTGTCGGGCAGCAGGTTGGCCAGCTGTTGATTTTTCAGTGCCATTCTCTCCTTtactctgaaaacacacaaaaatgttagATAAATTATCAATTTAGTGActttaagagaaaaaaagggaattttttttctgtttctaaatTGTGAAGATTTGCTGATTTTTTGCAAAACATGGGAGAAAACTAAGTGAGATTTGTACTTTTCAGGGAATTCGATGTCATCGATGGTTTCAGGCAGTGGGACACCCCTGGTTTCAGGAAGCAGCAGTACTAATCCACCAGCCATGAATGCCAGTGCCCCTATACAACACATTCAAACAAATACATCTGTGATTACAGTAGTCCAATACGAAAAATGGACAACAGCCATCACTTAATAATTACATAAAAAGCTACCAAAGATAATGAGCGGCAGCTCCAGCCAGATGACAGCCAGTCTGTAGAGCAGGAAAGGAGCCACTATGCCTCCAATGTCACACAGAGTGGAACAGACTGACACTCCCAGGTTCCTgcaaagaaaatataataaaaaagagaaataaaggaGTCGCCGTTGGGGGAGGCTTCACTTGACAAAATTAGACCTCTTTAATTTTTGTTTGCTACTTTAGTTTACAGATATTTACAAAATGTCTGTTCATGAGTAGAAAAAACAATGAGATCCAACATTGCTAATTACACATGtattacacaaacaaaaaacaaaacaaaaacaagagggCAGAACATTTTTTGTACCTGACAAATGTTGGGTACAGCTCAGTGTTAACAAACACCACCATCTCAAAGGCCATAGTGATGCCCAGTCTACCGATGCAGGCCACTACCGTCTTAAACCAGAACATATCTGCAAGGGCAGATGTaattttcaaatgaaacaaatttggagaacaagaaaaacataATCTGGTGATGTATGAACGGTCCAACTTGACTTACGCTCAGGAATGCATGCAGTGATAAAGCAAGAGACTCCAGCTACGATGTTGGATGTGGCGAAGGGAAGGCGTCGGCCGATACGTTCAATGGTGAAGAGGATGAGAAACGCAGCGGGGAACTCCACCAGGGTAGAAATGAGGAAGTCGACGTAGACATTCCCTCCCAGGATTCCAACCCGCATGATCAAACCCTGGTAGACTACGGCACTGGTGAACCTGGAAGACACACGGTTACACAGGTCATTTAATGTCCATTACTGTAAACATGAAGCATATGATAAAGACGAAAAAATAGACTTGCCAGTTAAAGCTGAGAATGAAAGTTTGCTTTCTCATGTTTGGAGTTCTGACCAGGTCCATAAAGGAGGCTGTGCAGGAGTCTGCTTCATCATCTGCAAGAGACTGTGGGATCAAACGCACCCAATGCTTTTAGTAGAGGACCAACTGTTAATCTTCTAGCCTGTCCTTATTTCACAATCCACAACTTTTAACTTCAGATGTTGCAGTTATCTTGCAttcacagaaagagagaagattTTATTGTAAAACAATGTTGCGGCGATGAAGTTTGGTAAGAGATTGGACTCTGTTCATGGATAGTGTCTGATGCAATATCTTCAAATTTGTCTTTTTACCTCAATGTTCTTGGGGAGGGGAACCCTGTTTTCTTTGGCCATCGCCTCAATGATGACCACGGCTTTGGCCTTTTTATTCTGAGAGAGAAGCCATCTGGGAGATTCAGGGACAAGCCTGcaaatgcaaaatatttcacaatCACAGACGTGGATAGAAGAAGCACTTTCACATCTTTAAAAGCGTAAAAGAGGTTTTCTCACCAGTAGTAGACCAGGAAGAAAATGTAGGGGGCAGTGATGACGACCTGCAGCCATCTCCAGTCAGTGATAAAATAGGCAAACAGgggcaggaagaggaggccgaCACTGAAGAACATCTGATAAATGACGCCGACTGTGCGTCTGTACTCCACCCCGACCACCTCTGTGACTGAGAGAGATCGAAGTTTAATGGATGAAATAATGCTGGAGCAAAAAATAAGAGCCCTAATTTTGACTTTGTTGGAATTGCTGCTCTAAATCTAGAAGTTAAATGTTCTTATTACTCAGCACGTATCCAGCCACCCATCCTCCTTTCACTCCAAAGCCGTAGAGCATTCTGAAAATCAGTAGAGCCACGTAGTTTGGAGCCACAGCCACCACTATTCCTGCTATCCCATTCATGAGGCTGGCCATCAGGAAGCTCATTTTCCTACCGAACctgaagaaagcaaaaaaacaaaagaaaaacgaTGTCTGTCAGTGAAGAGAAAAGACTAGTAGAAGCAGTGCGTAGTGTAGTACAGTTCAAGTGAAGTGAGTTACTCTGTACTCTAGCCAATCAACCACTCACGTACCTGTCCGCCAGGTAGCCAATGGCGATACTCCCAACCAGGAATCCCACATTGAGAGTGGCCTGGTACATGTCCACCAACCATGCATCTGAACACACCAGGTCAAACTGGAACAACAGCCAAAAAAATATCCCTCAGAACTTTAATTTGTTTCTATCCACATTCAAAAGTTTGGGGTCACCCACACAATATTATGTTTTCCATGAAAAGTCACCCTTGTATTTACCACCATGAGTTGtaaaatgaatagaaaatatAGTCAAGACATTGACAAGGTTAGAAATAAtgatttatatttgaaataGTTTTGTAAATAACTTCAATCTGGATGCTTCTAGAAAGCCCCTTCCATACGTTGGATTGGCTGGATGGGCACTTCTTGAGTACAATACGGTCAAGCTGCTCTCACAACAGCTCAATGAGGTCAGATCTGGTGACTGCGCTGGCCACTCCATTACAGATAGAACACCAGCTGCCTGCTTCTTCTCTAAATAGTTCTTTCACACTTTGGAGGTGTTCTTTGGGTCACTGTCCTGTTGTAAAATGAAATTGGCTTCAATCAAGCACTGTCCACAGGGTATGGCATAGTGTGGCAAAATAAGTGATAGCCTCTATATTCAAAATCCCCTTTACCCTGAACAAATCTCCCACCTTACAGCACCAAATCAACCCCACACGTTAACGTTACCTCCACCCTGCTGGACAGATGGCACCAGGCACTCTTCCAGCACCCTTTCAGTTGTTCTGCATCTCTTACAAATGTTCTCGAACTTTGAACTTCAAACCTCAAACTTTGATTTGTCCATCaataacattttattctaaTCTTCCTATATTCAATCTCTGCTCttatattaatttttgttttttttattggctTTTTTATTTGTAGGAAATCTTCAGTTTCTTGGTAATTTCTCGTATGGAATAACCTTCATTTCTAAGGACGAGAATAGACTTTCCCATGAAAGTTGTCTTTTTTGGGCCATTTTGAGCATTGAATCAACCCCACAATTATGATGGTCCAGATACTCAGTCTGCTCAAAGGAATGTCATGTTTATAGCTTCTCTAACCAGTTCAACTGTTTTCAGCTGTGCTAACAGGATAGCACAAGGATTATCCAATCATCCACTAGCCTTTTGACGCAATGAGCAAACACATCTTCCCATTAGAACACTAGAGTGGCAGTTGCTGGAACTGGGCCACTATACACCTATGCAGATATTATACCAAAAACCAGATATTTACGGCTAGAATATTCATTTACCACATTAGCAGTAAATAGAGTGTATTTATGATTAGTTTAAAgttatattgaaaaaaaaaagtgcttttctttgaaaaaaaaaaattctaagtGACCATAAACTTTTGAATGGTAGTGTACCTTccttgaatataaaaaaaaaaaaaaaaaagtaaataaatcatTGAAGTCTTTTCTGCTCGGTGAAGGTGAAAAGGTGAAGATTAATTGTTCTTTTATGAAGCCCTTGTGGCAACCTTCAAAGAGGCACTACATGGATTAATCTTTAGTGAAtgattattctttttaaaatctgaacGCACGATTAACCACACATGAGTGAACAGTAGCTAACTCTTGGCAAGAACCTGAGTTTCTGTCCAacatttcagacatttaaaatgacattgtgtgttttgctgGCATTTTGATGCCACAAAGCTTCAGACACATCACTTGTCTTGTCTTCCACTGAACTGGAGCAGGACCAAACGTAATTTGCATGCTGTCCATCCAGAGATCGGTTTTGATATTACCTCTgcttatacatactgtatgtggctTTGTGGAAGTAGGTCTCACCTGGAAACTAGACTAGATTGCAGTCAACATTATTAAATGCTTGTTCTTCACTAAGCTACATACTTTTTGCATTGCACTGGTGACTTTATAAGCTTTCAGCAGCCTCACTTTTTTAAGATGATCTTTCTTTGCTTACTTTTATTGGTGCATCTATTTGATCTTTTCTCCTTGTTACTTACCTCAGTGACAAAAGACCGTCTTCCCACATAGTCATACTCCCAGCCCTCTTTGCAGTCTGTTGTTGGAATCCTGCTGAGGTTGAGTTCCTTTGAGTCACAGGTGAGGCTTGTGGTGTTCCAGTCCACCTCGTACTGCTTgcagctgctctgctgcagcACTCCAGAGCTGTTGACCAGCGGTACCGTCAGCCTGCGACTGTGTTCCAGGGTCCAGCCACACTCCTCCCTCATCTCCACCACCGCAGAGTCTCGACACCAGTGATTTGGGGTGTAACCCTGAAAGACAATACCGACGTACACACCTGCCCAGGGCATGGATACCAGGCACAGCAAGGCGAACATCCGCTTCTGAAAGCGGCCAAACTTTCCGGTTTCCTCCAAGATATCATCAAAGTTGGTCATGGTTACAGAAGTGTTTTGTCTTACTACAAAACTGAACAACTAAAAGCAAATAATTTCAATGATGTGTCTGAAGTGTCTGCAGGTTGTTCAGACTGGATGCAGAGCCCCTCTCTGCAGAGTGACAACTGCTATCTCAGTGCTTTGAGTTTTTATCTGGACAAGCAGGACCAAAGGTTCACAGGAAGACGTCGCTTTGCAGGCAGTGCAGTGGAGCGGTAAAACACGTCTCAATCACTTATTCAAGCGTCAGAACAAAATGCCTTCATGACCTACGCAGGGGTTTATTGATACATACAGTAGGAAAGGCGTCAATATGCCCACAGGCCCACTTGTGCAACCTGTGTGCACGTCATGATGTACACGCACATGTGCACACAGGTCAGTGACGCTGTCAATCAGTTCACATGTAGATTTAGCTTCTGAGATTTTCTTGTTTCCTAATTGACAGAAATAATAACGTGTAAACTTCAATTCAAACAATTTAAATTCATTGTTTCCTGTGTCAGGTTGTGTTTCATGGTCCAGTTTGCATTTCTGTAACTTAGTCATGTTGAAACTCCTCAGAAAGATGGAGCCACCATTACTGATTTCCTCAATGTTTGTGCTATTTAAGATGCCTCAGAGGCACATCAAGACGAATTCAGCCTCCACGGCTCAGGTATGATCCAAACCGCCTGGTAATGGTTAATGATGGGGCActgataaatttttttttaaaagtttgtttttttgataaaACAGGTCAAACTGAAATTGAAATTCATTTGAGTTGCATGTCATTTTAGGAAACTCCAACTCAAGTCTAAACaacttcataaaaaaaatatgtgcaaaCAAAATGATGAACCACAAAACGCTGATAAACAgctgatcatttttattcaaataatgcagttttttttttacatcaatgtttttaaataggaaAACGGGCAAAGAGCTGAAAAACATGTCAGACAACTTAAGTTACaccaacataaaaataatactcATGATCCCCCACAGTACCGCGTCATCAAAGACTTCTTGTGCTCTTTTAAGGTGATAGACTCATCACGGAGTGTGGACCCCaaagaagcacaaaaatgtCCTTTCATA from the Antennarius striatus isolate MH-2024 chromosome 19, ASM4005453v1, whole genome shotgun sequence genome contains:
- the LOC137613923 gene encoding solute carrier family 22 member 2-like, with amino-acid sequence MTNFDDILEETGKFGRFQKRMFALLCLVSMPWAGVYVGIVFQGYTPNHWCRDSAVVEMREECGWTLEHSRRLTVPLVNSSGVLQQSSCKQYEVDWNTTSLTCDSKELNLSRIPTTDCKEGWEYDYVGRRSFVTEFDLVCSDAWLVDMYQATLNVGFLVGSIAIGYLADRFGRKMSFLMASLMNGIAGIVVAVAPNYVALLIFRMLYGFGVKGGWVAGYVLITEVVGVEYRRTVGVIYQMFFSVGLLFLPLFAYFITDWRWLQVVITAPYIFFLVYYWLVPESPRWLLSQNKKAKAVVIIEAMAKENRVPLPKNIESLADDEADSCTASFMDLVRTPNMRKQTFILSFNWFTSAVVYQGLIMRVGILGGNVYVDFLISTLVEFPAAFLILFTIERIGRRLPFATSNIVAGVSCFITACIPEHMFWFKTVVACIGRLGITMAFEMVVFVNTELYPTFVRNLGVSVCSTLCDIGGIVAPFLLYRLAVIWLELPLIIFGALAFMAGGLVLLLPETRGVPLPETIDDIEFPEKVKERMALKNQQLANLLPDNDVSTNKDPAVV